One genomic window of Cydia splendana chromosome 16, ilCydSple1.2, whole genome shotgun sequence includes the following:
- the LOC134798358 gene encoding BAG family molecular chaperone regulator 2-like gives MEVDQFASDWSFTGEGSRLPLIDESTALGTQAPKDRLIAVLDQVEMRVERLRRDTVRIEEERDSLLSTLDSVKHSELLAEVSECDRDDISRYAERILARAQTVEVCVRTDRDPQQEEALHQVNMYIDQLVVSVQDDACTAHARCQAYMAACSSAADSAATDKNFETAILGCTLDDQKRVKKRLQGLMDYFAKKNVTSCS, from the exons ATGGAAGTGGATCAGTTCGCGAGTGATTGGAGCTTCACCGGCGAAGGGTCGCGGCTGCCGCTCATTGACGAATCCACGGCTCTAGGAACTCAAGCTCCAAAAGACAG GCTCATAGCGGTGCTGGACCAGGTGGAGATGCGCGTGGAGCGTCTCCGACGAGACACAGTGCGCATTGAGGAGGAGCGTGACTCCCTGCTCTCCACATTGGACAGTGTCAAGCACTCGGAACTGCTGGCAGAAGTCTCGGAAT GTGACAGAGATGACATCTCGCGGTACGCGGAGCGTATACTGGCGCGGGCGCAGACGGTGGAGGTGTGCGTGCGCACGGACCGCGACCCGCAGCAGGAGGAGGCTCTGCACCAG GTAAACATGTACATCGACCAGCTAGTAGTGTCAGTGCAAGACGACGCGTGCACCGCGCACGCGCGTTGTCAGGCCTACATGGCGGCCTGCTCCAGCGCCGCGGACTCCGCCGCCACCGACAAGAACTTCGAGACAGCCATCCTGGGCTGCACGCTCGACGACCAGAAGCGCGTCAAGAAGCGCCTCCAGGGTCTGATGGACTACTTCGCTAAGAAGAATGTTACCTCGTGCTCGTGA